Proteins from a genomic interval of Papaver somniferum cultivar HN1 chromosome 4, ASM357369v1, whole genome shotgun sequence:
- the LOC113276624 gene encoding protein trichome birefringence-like 2 — translation MRKLRIWETLLSYSIGMKRKGRSILLGFGFVIGASVLILTVICFLFPSISPSLMNPLLQTNLDKYYIKFSFPYWLSSSSNLTNNTTSNTTVSPPHSLSPPPSASSPYSITPPPSTSSPYSVTPSPSPSSPYSTSSSPSPSPSSHYSISSSPSPSPSFPDSISSSPSPSYSPQSPTLSPSPELIKNHTDNSQTETNYGETNRSKNSSTIAIDTPKVGGPVVPEEKSITRLTPGNVSTGSSNKSNEKKQGNGDNCDISDGEWVRVNDPIIHYPPGSCPYLEKQPFDCHSNGKPDNEYLNWQWQWKSHPRNAGCSNNIPSSLNATDFLERLRGKKLVFSGDSLNRNMYMSMICIFWSVISDKSRIVRPSMYSDYKTRGDMSLIFKDYNCSVVFVWSPFLVNETNSKTRRMRLRPLVPEVETMRLDQIDGIAANVYQDADIVIFDSWHWWNTEKTNNGINYFQEGNYLYPKMGLDVAYKKAFTTWRRWIDNNIDSTKTQVVFRGFSLSHFVGGRWNTGGKCNLNTKPIPTIEKYKNPAPSHVKIIEDALRRMKTPVLYIDVGKLTFYRADAHPSIYGKNYTAQERKAAMHHQDCSHWCLPGVPDTWNELLYVSLLKAGKGSFDPSL, via the exons ATGAGGAAGCTTAGAATTTGGGAGACGTTATTAAGTTACTCAATAGGGATGAAGAgaaagggaagatcaatacttctTGGTTTTGGTTTCGTCATTGGAGCTTCAGTGCTTATTCTTACAGTTATTTGTTTCTTGTTCCCATCAATTTCTCCGTCGCTGATGAATCCACTGCTTCAAACAAATCTTGATAAATACTATATCAAATTTTCATTTCCCTATTGGTTGTCCTCTTCCAGTAATTTGACAAATAATACTACTAGTAATACTACTGTATCTCCTCCACATTCTCTCTCTCCGCCTCCGTCTGCTTCTTCTCCTTATTCTATAACTCCGCCTCCTTCTACATCTTCTCCTTATTCTGTAACTCCATCTCCGTCTCCATCTTCCCCTTATTCTACATCATCGTCCCCATCTCCGTCTCCGTCTTCCCATTATTCTATATCCTCGTCTCCTTCTCCATCTCCATCTTTCCCTGATTCTATATCCTCGTCTCCGTCTCCGTCGTATTCACCCCAGTCTCCGACTCTTTCTCCTTCACCAGAGCTAATAAAAAATCACACCGATAACAGCCAAACGGAAACGAATTACGGAGAAACCAACCGTTCTAAGAATTCAAGTACTATTGCTATTGATACTCCTAAAGTTGGAGGACCGGTGGTTCCAGAAGAAAAATCTATTACAAGGCTAACCCCAGGGAATGTTTCTACTGGAAGTAGTAATAAATCAAATGAGAAGAAACAAGGAAATGGTGATAATTGTGATATTTCCGACGGTGAATGGGTTCGGGTCAATGATCCAATCATACATTATCCTCCGGGTTCTTGTCCGTACCTCGAAAAACAACCTTTCGACTGTCACAGTAACGGGAAACCTGACAATGAATACCTAAACTGGCAATGGCAGTGGAAATCTCACCCAAGAAATGCAGGGTGCAGTAATAACATTCCCAG CTCCCTAAATGCGACCGATTTCCTCGAGAGGTTGAGAGGCAAGAAATTGGTGTTTTCAGGGGATTCTTTGAATAGGAATATGTACATGTCTATGATATGCATCTTTTGGAGCGTAATTTCGGACAAAAGCAGAATTGTTAGGCCTTCTATGTATTCAGATTACAAGACAAGGGGAGATATGTCTTTAATATTCAAG GACTACAACTGTTCTGTAGTATTTGTGTGGTCGCCGTTTCTCGTCAATGAAACAAATTCTAAGACGCGTAGAATGAGGTTAAGACCATTGGTACCAGAGGTAGAGACTATGAGATTGGACCAGATTGACGGGATCGCAGCAAACGTGTATCAAGATGCTGACATTGTAATTTTTGATTCATGGCATTGGTGGAATACCGAGAAAACTAACAATGG AATCAACTACTTTCAAGAAGGCAATTACTTATACCCCAAAATGGGTTTGGATGTAGCATACAAGAAAGCTTTTACTACTTGGAGGAGATGGATTGACAACAACATTGATTCTACCAAAACCCAAGTTGTTTTCAGAGGATTTTCGCTTTCCCATTTTGT AGGAGGGAGATGGAACACAGGTGGAAAATGCAACTTGAATACGAAGCCAATACCGACCATAGAGAAATACAAAAACCCTGCACCATCACATGTGAAAATTATAGAAGACGCCCTTCGGCGGATGAAGACTCCCGTTTTATATATCGATGTTGGTAAACTAACATTTTATCGAGCCGATGCTCATCCATCGATATATGGAAAAAACTACACTGCGCAAGAGAGAAAGGCAGCTATGCATCATCAGGATTGTAGTCATTGGTGCTTACCAGGTGTACCTGATACCTGGAATGAATTGTTGTATGTTAGTCTGTTGAAGGCTGGTAAAGGGTCTTTTGACCCCTCACTGTAA